A stretch of Halomonas elongata DSM 2581 DNA encodes these proteins:
- a CDS encoding YebC/PmpR family DNA-binding transcriptional regulator has translation MGRAFQNRKESMAKTSDAKAKVYGKYGRELYVCAKQGGSDPHANLALRGLIERAKKAQVPAHVIDKALDKASGGGGEDYSPARYEGFGPGNAMVIVECLTDNPNRTIGDVRTCFTKCKGKLGTPGSVSHMFDHCAILAFDGEDEEAILEALMEADVDVTDIENEEGRITVFAPHTEYAKAKQALLDAFGELEFEIDEIQFVPQTTTPVEGDDIAMFEKLLSMLDDLDDVQNVFHSGELP, from the coding sequence ATGGGCAGGGCCTTCCAGAACCGCAAGGAATCCATGGCCAAGACGTCGGATGCCAAGGCCAAGGTATACGGCAAATATGGGCGTGAGCTCTATGTATGCGCCAAGCAGGGAGGCAGCGATCCCCATGCCAATCTCGCCCTGAGGGGGCTGATCGAGCGAGCCAAGAAAGCCCAGGTTCCCGCTCACGTCATCGACAAGGCTCTGGACAAGGCCAGCGGCGGTGGCGGCGAAGACTATTCCCCCGCCCGTTACGAGGGGTTCGGCCCGGGCAATGCCATGGTCATCGTCGAGTGCCTGACCGACAATCCCAACCGCACCATCGGTGATGTTCGCACCTGCTTCACCAAGTGCAAGGGCAAGCTCGGCACTCCCGGCAGTGTCAGCCACATGTTCGACCACTGCGCGATTCTCGCCTTCGATGGCGAGGACGAGGAAGCGATCCTCGAAGCGCTGATGGAAGCCGATGTCGATGTCACCGACATCGAGAACGAAGAAGGTCGCATCACCGTCTTCGCTCCCCACACCGAGTATGCCAAGGCCAAGCAGGCGCTACTCGATGCCTTCGGTGAGCTGGAGTTCGAGATCGACGAGATCCAGTTCGTGCCCCAGACCACGACGCCGGTGGAAGGCGACGACATCGCCATGTTCGAGAAACTGCTCTCCATGCTCGACGATCTGGACGATGTGCAGAACGTTTTTCACAGCGGCGAATTGCCCTGA
- a CDS encoding M24 family metallopeptidase: MDYQAYRQALAATQQGSELTFMPQEFTARRREVRRRMRQMGIDALLLTDPADLYYLTGYHSFEVSVHACLVVTAERLVLQVPSIETGPAVVTAMVDEILGYRWESIDEVVEPLAETLAPHGVIGLDAFNAGLRHGVIGELQARLGAARFRNDGGELLDGVRIVKSAAELECLRESARITSLGLGAAEAIIEPGVTDNQVAAEGARAMLAAGSEFMSLQPIVTSGHRSGTIHVNHKRRTIEQDEPVFLEFGAAFQRYTAPMMRTVVAGQPSRDMLALGELCREIGETLCTAMRPGNTFDEAARAAEAVLASQSERAFFSGVFGYAVGAQFPPSWVEGTGFIARGQVRAFESDMVFHLPLCLRLPGEWGIGLSDTVRVTPEGGVALTDNDWRLATPDNAS, encoded by the coding sequence ATGGATTATCAGGCCTATCGCCAGGCTCTCGCTGCCACCCAGCAGGGGAGCGAACTGACGTTCATGCCGCAAGAATTCACGGCGCGCCGCCGCGAGGTGCGCCGTCGAATGCGCCAGATGGGCATCGATGCCCTGTTGCTCACCGATCCGGCCGATCTTTACTACCTGACCGGCTATCACTCCTTCGAGGTTTCGGTGCATGCCTGCCTGGTGGTGACCGCCGAGCGTCTGGTGCTGCAGGTGCCGTCGATCGAGACCGGCCCGGCGGTGGTCACCGCCATGGTCGACGAGATTCTCGGCTATCGTTGGGAAAGTATCGATGAGGTGGTCGAGCCGCTGGCCGAGACCCTGGCGCCGCATGGCGTCATCGGACTGGATGCCTTCAATGCCGGGCTACGTCACGGTGTGATCGGCGAGCTTCAAGCCAGGCTCGGGGCGGCGCGGTTCCGCAACGATGGCGGCGAGTTGCTCGATGGCGTGCGGATCGTCAAGAGTGCGGCGGAGCTCGAGTGTCTGCGCGAAAGCGCCCGGATCACGTCCCTGGGGCTAGGTGCGGCGGAGGCGATCATCGAGCCCGGCGTCACCGACAATCAGGTGGCGGCCGAGGGCGCCAGGGCGATGCTGGCGGCGGGCAGCGAGTTCATGAGCCTGCAGCCCATCGTGACCAGCGGGCATCGCAGCGGCACCATTCACGTCAATCACAAGCGCCGGACGATCGAGCAGGACGAGCCGGTGTTCCTGGAGTTCGGGGCGGCTTTCCAGCGTTACACCGCGCCGATGATGCGGACCGTCGTGGCGGGGCAACCCAGCCGCGACATGCTGGCGCTCGGTGAATTGTGTCGGGAAATCGGTGAAACGCTGTGCACGGCCATGCGGCCGGGCAATACCTTCGATGAGGCGGCGCGTGCCGCCGAGGCGGTGCTGGCGTCCCAGTCCGAGCGAGCATTCTTTTCCGGCGTCTTCGGCTATGCCGTGGGCGCCCAGTTCCCGCCGAGCTGGGTCGAGGGGACGGGCTTCATCGCGCGAGGGCAGGTGAGGGCGTTCGAGAGCGACATGGTCTTTCATCTGCCGCTCTGCCTGCGCCTGCCGGGTGAGTGGGGCATCGGCCTGAGCGATACCGTCAGGGTCACGCCGGAGGGCGGCGTGGCGTTGACCGACAATGACTGGCGGCTCGCGACTCCGGACAACGCCAGTTGA
- a CDS encoding ABC transporter ATP-binding protein — MFRYFENLVNPYPEGEPRVPPRGLLPFIVHFSRPVAGLLVAMSLATALVSAAEVVFFHYMGELVDWLSSAEREGFLAEHGWRLVGMGLLVVVGLPLLVLLQSLLTHQGIFGNYPMLGRWLSHRHMLRQSMSFFQDEFAGRVSQKVMQTALAIRETVMKLMDLLVYVAVYFTGAMLLLGNAEPWLMAPLVVWLVGYVGIMWFFVPRLRNVSMAQADARARMTGRVVDSYSNIQTIKLFADTRREQDYARDAMEKFMVTVHRQMRLATRLSVSLTLLNSLLLVGVAAMAVGAWYLEAVSLGVIAVAIGLVMRIRFMSDWILWEVAGLFENIGTVQDGINTIARTPAVLDAPDAAELEVPSGEIRFEAVRFGYDLPDGEARRVFDGLDLNIAPGEKVGIIGRSGAGKSTLANLLLRFYDLESGAIRIDGQNIAEVTQESLRRHIGMVTQDTSLLHRSVRDNIRYGSPDASEEDIQRAVRQAHADSFLDDLVDPQGRRGLDAHVGERGVKLSGGQRQRIAIARVLLKNAPILVLDEATSALDSEVEAAIQEQLYALMEGKTVIAIAHRLSTIAMLDRLVVIDEGHIVETGNHEQLLARDGIYAALWRRQSGGFLGLEASSETDERRDQRPMEEMPS; from the coding sequence ATGTTCCGTTATTTCGAGAATCTGGTGAATCCGTACCCCGAGGGCGAGCCTCGGGTACCACCGCGTGGGCTGTTGCCCTTCATCGTGCATTTCTCCCGACCGGTGGCCGGCCTGCTGGTGGCCATGTCGCTGGCCACCGCCCTGGTGTCGGCCGCCGAGGTGGTGTTCTTCCACTACATGGGCGAGCTGGTTGACTGGCTTTCCAGCGCCGAGCGCGAAGGCTTCCTCGCCGAACACGGCTGGCGCCTGGTCGGCATGGGATTGCTGGTCGTCGTGGGGCTGCCCCTGCTGGTGCTCTTGCAGTCACTGCTGACCCATCAGGGCATCTTTGGCAATTACCCGATGCTCGGTCGCTGGCTCTCGCATCGCCATATGCTGCGCCAGAGCATGTCATTCTTCCAGGACGAGTTCGCCGGACGCGTATCCCAGAAGGTCATGCAGACGGCGCTGGCGATCCGCGAGACGGTCATGAAGCTGATGGACCTGTTGGTCTATGTGGCCGTCTACTTTACCGGCGCCATGCTGTTGCTGGGCAACGCCGAGCCGTGGCTCATGGCGCCGCTGGTGGTATGGCTGGTGGGGTATGTCGGCATCATGTGGTTCTTCGTACCAAGGTTGCGCAACGTTTCCATGGCCCAGGCCGATGCCCGTGCGCGCATGACCGGTCGGGTGGTGGACAGCTACAGCAACATCCAGACCATCAAGCTGTTCGCCGACACGCGCCGCGAGCAGGACTATGCGCGTGATGCCATGGAGAAATTCATGGTCACCGTGCATCGCCAGATGCGATTGGCCACCCGGCTGTCGGTGAGCCTGACGCTGCTCAACTCGCTGCTGCTCGTCGGGGTTGCCGCGATGGCGGTGGGTGCCTGGTATCTGGAAGCCGTGTCCCTCGGCGTGATCGCGGTCGCCATCGGGTTGGTGATGCGCATTCGCTTCATGTCCGACTGGATTCTGTGGGAGGTGGCTGGCCTGTTCGAGAACATCGGTACCGTGCAGGATGGCATCAATACCATCGCGCGGACGCCGGCGGTGCTGGATGCGCCGGATGCCGCCGAACTCGAGGTGCCCAGCGGCGAGATTCGCTTCGAGGCAGTGCGGTTCGGCTACGACTTGCCCGACGGTGAGGCGCGGCGTGTCTTCGATGGCCTCGACCTGAACATCGCTCCCGGCGAGAAGGTCGGCATCATCGGTCGCTCCGGTGCCGGCAAGTCGACCCTGGCCAACCTGCTGCTGCGCTTCTATGACCTGGAGAGCGGGGCGATTCGTATCGATGGGCAGAACATTGCCGAGGTGACTCAGGAATCGCTGCGTCGTCACATCGGCATGGTGACTCAGGATACCTCGCTGCTGCATCGTTCGGTGCGTGACAACATCCGTTACGGTAGTCCCGATGCCAGCGAGGAGGACATACAGCGTGCGGTGCGACAGGCCCATGCCGACAGCTTCCTCGATGACCTGGTTGACCCACAGGGACGCCGAGGGCTGGATGCACATGTCGGGGAACGCGGTGTGAAGCTTTCGGGTGGACAGCGACAGCGGATCGCCATCGCACGGGTGCTGCTCAAGAACGCGCCTATCCTGGTGCTCGACGAGGCGACTTCGGCGCTGGATTCCGAAGTCGAGGCGGCCATTCAGGAACAGCTCTATGCGCTGATGGAGGGCAAGACGGTCATCGCGATTGCGCACCGGCTGTCGACCATCGCCATGCTGGATCGCCTGGTGGTGATCGATGAAGGACATATCGTCGAGACCGGCAACCATGAGCAACTGCTGGCCCGGGATGGCATATACGCTGCGCTATGGCGGCGCCAGTCGGGCGGTTTCCTGGGGCTCGAGGCTTCCTCGGAGACCGACGAACGAAGAGATCAGCGGCCCATGGAGGAAATGCCGTCATGA
- a CDS encoding RidA family protein yields the protein MMRESINPHSVADTLQYGFSQAVVVSGGHRVYLSGQVGIDAHEVLAGPDIATQTRTALDNIDTILRGVGGCLADVVMLRLNVAECARYEQESVIGVLRERFPASPPATSWTVVRGLAEPEWLIELVAEAVIREVLPGEETA from the coding sequence ATGATGCGCGAGTCGATCAACCCGCACTCCGTGGCCGATACGCTTCAGTATGGCTTCAGTCAGGCCGTCGTCGTGAGCGGCGGTCATCGCGTCTATCTGTCCGGCCAGGTGGGCATCGATGCCCATGAAGTCCTGGCCGGCCCCGATATTGCCACCCAGACACGGACGGCACTCGATAATATCGACACGATACTGCGGGGAGTCGGTGGCTGCCTGGCGGACGTGGTAATGCTGCGCCTCAATGTGGCCGAATGTGCTCGCTATGAGCAGGAAAGCGTGATCGGCGTGTTGCGCGAGCGATTCCCGGCATCGCCTCCTGCGACCTCCTGGACCGTTGTGCGCGGGCTGGCCGAGCCCGAGTGGTTGATCGAGCTCGTGGCCGAGGCCGTCATCCGGGAAGTGCTGCCAGGAGAGGAGACAGCGTAG
- a CDS encoding YrhK family protein, translating into MKAPHLDDPLTLRIGHEELIIRRRYETLSIANDFLIAIWFLVGSVLFLYPSQETLAVWMFIIGSFQFLVRPAIRLASHLHLKRIPDSEWQK; encoded by the coding sequence GTGAAAGCCCCCCATCTCGATGATCCTCTGACACTGAGAATCGGCCATGAGGAGCTGATCATTCGGCGACGCTATGAAACGCTCAGCATCGCCAATGATTTTCTCATCGCCATCTGGTTTCTCGTCGGTAGTGTGCTCTTCCTTTATCCGAGCCAGGAAACATTGGCGGTCTGGATGTTCATCATTGGCAGTTTTCAGTTTCTGGTGCGTCCGGCCATTCGGTTGGCCAGTCATCTTCACTTGAAGCGTATTCCCGATAGTGAATGGCAGAAGTGA
- a CDS encoding outer membrane protein assembly factor BamE — MQNPAARGGRRGDVNLTKTFREALGKVSSAMHASDRPVSGMPSGVVRQASLGAALAVSLMLSGCSTVGGDGDGFPDPDDAYMRGGTLESAQAIKTIHSGMTKDQVRDLLGNPHFSEGLFNVRTWNYLFELGADDDHESMMCQFQLAFDEEMRVAETRWKTARCAMRFSSIQVEPIEGSSMVQYYRLPIKGMFSADGNLTDKGRRVLGDFVDISRHELLDPVLSIGSYPEPGQYLAQRQAVQRFLEARGGNAIEDISLTSAAVSPCLGHDGTKSCRNTQQIVIEIREP; from the coding sequence TTGCAGAATCCGGCAGCCAGAGGCGGGAGACGGGGTGACGTGAACCTCACGAAAACGTTCAGGGAAGCGCTCGGAAAAGTATCGAGCGCCATGCATGCCAGTGATCGACCCGTATCGGGAATGCCTTCCGGTGTCGTCAGGCAGGCATCATTGGGAGCCGCTTTGGCGGTGTCGCTGATGTTGAGTGGCTGTTCGACGGTGGGAGGAGACGGTGATGGTTTCCCCGATCCGGATGATGCCTACATGCGGGGGGGAACCCTCGAATCAGCGCAGGCGATCAAGACGATACATTCCGGCATGACCAAGGATCAGGTCCGGGATTTGCTGGGAAATCCGCATTTTTCCGAAGGATTGTTCAACGTCCGGACCTGGAATTACTTGTTCGAGCTTGGTGCCGATGACGATCATGAGTCCATGATGTGCCAGTTCCAGCTGGCCTTCGACGAGGAGATGCGCGTCGCGGAAACACGCTGGAAGACGGCCCGATGCGCCATGCGTTTTTCGTCCATCCAGGTCGAGCCGATCGAGGGTTCGAGCATGGTTCAGTACTACCGTCTGCCCATCAAGGGCATGTTCTCGGCGGATGGTAACCTGACCGACAAGGGGCGGCGTGTGCTGGGCGACTTCGTGGATATTTCGCGGCATGAGCTCCTCGATCCGGTGCTGTCCATTGGCAGCTACCCGGAGCCGGGACAATATCTAGCCCAGCGTCAGGCGGTGCAGCGCTTCCTGGAGGCTCGGGGAGGAAACGCCATCGAGGATATTTCGCTTACATCGGCGGCTGTCTCGCCCTGCCTGGGACACGATGGCACCAAATCCTGTCGGAATACGCAGCAGATCGTCATCGAGATTCGCGAACCCTGA
- a CDS encoding CHASE2 domain-containing protein, whose protein sequence is MPHTSRNLLHGLTRTWLLIGLCLIVLTWWAGQRSWSTDAYVYDRLLTTRIQPPNDDILIVAIDERSLNALGQWPWPRDMHAALLDRLAATDISAVLFDVVFIEPSRQPDHDQRLADAIRRQGHTYLPIILPETSGRSSIPRYLLPAEPLRNAARGLGHIDIRADDDGTVRRIHLRGRSVPQLTLRLYEDLIEDDRVAPPEVTRHLLSRDNAGLDILIPYRGPTYHYPRVSYVDILEGRLPPSLLEDRIIMVGATAKGLGDRHPTPFGAADGGMPGVEIQANLLDGLLQGDIIRDVPTWLASIFSILPLLVFMGLVRALQFRHMAKLTLAVLTVIAMSTWGLLVSGWWWPPTISFGAVIAASILISWRCQATALTWFQQEIGHLENEPGIIPAPVAVPTKEWGLVLHRRLFSLKRAITRLRNTHRFISDAMDSMPIATLVVDMQGRIILSSAQAKQLLRHYEIPDEGSVHDLLVSMTPEGQAAGRRLETDDLGALDDQLYKGNDERHYRLKVSSLVTAVDAFEVGWLIGLVDVTSKRQAEEQRASLLRFLSHDLKAPQSSILALIQLQHSASSRLSEKELLDRVAQQARNALTLTDSFLQLTKIEFGAMEKEFVLLSDVILEAIDQAWPAAQQRGIRIKHDIEDECPMEGDRAYLLRAIFNLLDNAIKYSLPDTCISIEARETAKGIVFDIQDQGIGIPEQDLPHIFDSYQRSSGAHLSTGHGLGLSLVKSVIERHGGTIECQSTENVGTRFRLTLPSYSESPGTADVDGTIHDDPATT, encoded by the coding sequence GTGCCGCACACCAGCCGTAACCTGTTACATGGCCTGACCAGAACCTGGCTATTGATTGGACTCTGCCTGATAGTGCTGACCTGGTGGGCTGGACAGCGTTCCTGGTCCACCGATGCCTATGTATATGATCGTCTGCTGACCACCCGGATACAGCCACCGAATGACGACATCCTGATCGTGGCCATCGACGAGCGCAGCCTGAACGCGCTGGGCCAGTGGCCATGGCCGCGCGACATGCACGCAGCACTGCTGGACCGTCTGGCCGCTACCGATATCAGTGCCGTACTGTTCGATGTGGTGTTCATCGAACCCTCGCGTCAGCCAGACCACGATCAACGCCTCGCCGACGCTATCAGGCGCCAGGGGCATACCTATCTGCCCATCATCCTTCCCGAAACGAGCGGGCGATCGTCGATTCCCCGTTACTTGCTACCCGCGGAACCGCTCCGTAATGCCGCCCGGGGTCTCGGCCACATCGATATTCGGGCCGACGACGACGGCACCGTGCGCCGCATTCACTTGCGGGGCAGGTCCGTACCTCAACTGACGCTGCGGCTCTACGAGGACCTCATCGAGGATGATAGGGTCGCGCCCCCGGAGGTCACCCGTCACCTCTTGTCCAGGGACAACGCTGGTCTCGATATCCTGATCCCCTATCGAGGGCCAACGTATCACTATCCACGCGTCTCCTACGTCGACATCCTCGAAGGACGCCTGCCCCCTTCCCTGCTGGAAGATCGCATCATCATGGTCGGCGCCACCGCCAAGGGGCTCGGGGACCGTCACCCCACCCCATTCGGGGCCGCCGACGGCGGCATGCCCGGTGTCGAAATTCAGGCCAATCTCCTGGACGGACTGCTGCAAGGCGATATCATCCGGGACGTTCCGACCTGGCTGGCCTCCATTTTTTCCATTCTGCCCTTGCTGGTCTTCATGGGCCTCGTCCGAGCCCTCCAGTTCCGGCACATGGCCAAGCTGACCCTCGCCGTTCTGACTGTCATCGCGATGAGTACCTGGGGCCTGCTGGTCAGCGGATGGTGGTGGCCGCCCACGATCAGCTTCGGCGCGGTCATCGCCGCCAGTATCCTCATCAGTTGGCGCTGCCAGGCCACGGCCCTGACCTGGTTCCAGCAGGAAATCGGACACCTGGAGAACGAACCCGGCATCATCCCGGCGCCCGTCGCCGTACCGACGAAGGAATGGGGGCTCGTGCTGCATCGCCGCCTGTTCTCACTCAAGCGTGCCATCACCCGCCTGCGCAATACTCACCGGTTCATCTCCGACGCGATGGATTCCATGCCCATCGCCACCCTGGTGGTCGACATGCAGGGTCGCATCATTCTGTCCAGCGCCCAGGCCAAACAACTGCTTCGACACTACGAGATCCCCGACGAGGGATCGGTGCACGATCTGCTGGTGAGCATGACGCCGGAGGGCCAGGCCGCTGGCAGGCGGCTCGAGACCGACGACCTTGGAGCACTCGACGACCAGCTATACAAGGGCAATGACGAACGGCACTATCGCCTCAAGGTGTCGTCACTGGTCACTGCCGTCGATGCCTTCGAGGTCGGCTGGCTGATAGGCCTGGTGGATGTAACGAGTAAACGACAGGCGGAAGAGCAGCGCGCCAGCCTGCTGCGTTTTCTCTCGCATGACCTCAAGGCCCCTCAATCCAGCATCCTGGCCCTGATTCAGCTCCAGCACAGCGCGTCATCACGCTTGTCCGAAAAGGAGCTTCTCGACCGCGTCGCCCAGCAGGCACGCAATGCCCTGACGCTCACGGACAGTTTCCTGCAGTTGACCAAGATCGAGTTCGGCGCCATGGAAAAGGAATTCGTACTGCTTTCCGACGTCATCCTGGAAGCCATTGATCAAGCCTGGCCGGCGGCTCAGCAAAGGGGCATCCGCATCAAGCACGATATCGAGGATGAATGCCCGATGGAGGGTGATCGAGCCTATCTGTTGCGAGCGATCTTCAACCTGCTGGACAACGCCATCAAATACAGCCTGCCCGACACCTGCATATCGATCGAGGCCAGGGAGACAGCGAAAGGCATTGTCTTCGATATTCAGGACCAGGGGATCGGTATCCCCGAGCAGGATCTGCCCCATATCTTCGATAGCTACCAGCGCAGTTCCGGCGCTCACCTATCCACGGGGCATGGTCTGGGCCTGTCGCTGGTGAAGTCGGTCATCGAGCGGCATGGCGGAACCATCGAATGCCAGAGTACCGAAAACGTCGGCACCCGATTCCGCCTCACCTTGCCGAGCTACTCGGAATCTCCCGGCACGGCAGACGTCGACGGCACGATACACGACGACCCGGCAACGACGTGA
- a CDS encoding FecR domain-containing protein, which translates to MNRWYRYGLAGLCCTAFFLSAAAPAHDPVETERYRVQPGDTLWEITERYRGDASEWPILRETNGVKDPRRLQPGDILDLPRLPELTAEVRHCEGSAWLIGEDGRRVPLHEDMLIAPGDTLETGSRTFVSLRLPHGEDVVLPSNSRVTLKQQNRRHARLYLKQGELEAHVPTQRDYHEVLDIDTPTGVIGVRGTRLRVTHAEDGIRVSTLEGKVVLKQGERTTSVPAGQGVLARTNAFPQVAILLPPPELKADEHSFDHPLQIQLSEVAGAESYRVQLARDPDFQTIFRDEQSNTRLLTFDSVPRGFYYARGSALDALGIEGRYGRRLVLHRPVETALDTSDDGYTFRWTDIPGLEYRLQLSEDSSFSDPFLSRSFSDSQGVTLRNLPTDEFFWRLQVSGDAGKFVDSPVVASGRQGAAHQP; encoded by the coding sequence ATGAACAGATGGTACCGATACGGCCTGGCTGGCCTATGCTGCACCGCCTTTTTTCTGAGTGCGGCGGCACCCGCCCATGACCCTGTCGAGACCGAACGCTATCGTGTGCAGCCGGGTGATACACTCTGGGAAATCACCGAGCGCTACCGGGGCGATGCTAGCGAGTGGCCGATACTGCGCGAGACCAATGGCGTGAAAGATCCCCGCCGGCTACAGCCCGGCGATATTCTCGATCTCCCGCGCCTGCCGGAGCTGACCGCCGAGGTCCGACATTGCGAAGGCAGCGCCTGGCTGATCGGGGAGGACGGAAGGCGTGTACCGTTACACGAGGACATGCTCATTGCGCCCGGCGATACTCTGGAGACCGGGAGCCGGACCTTCGTATCGCTACGTCTGCCGCACGGCGAGGATGTCGTTCTGCCATCCAACTCCCGGGTAACACTCAAGCAACAGAATCGACGCCATGCCCGACTGTACCTCAAGCAAGGCGAACTGGAGGCCCATGTACCGACACAACGTGATTATCACGAGGTACTGGACATCGATACGCCCACCGGGGTCATCGGGGTGCGCGGCACTAGACTCCGCGTGACCCATGCCGAGGATGGCATCCGTGTCAGCACCCTGGAAGGCAAGGTGGTCCTGAAGCAAGGTGAGCGCACCACCAGTGTCCCCGCCGGCCAGGGGGTACTGGCACGCACGAATGCCTTCCCCCAGGTCGCGATCCTTCTTCCCCCGCCCGAACTGAAAGCAGACGAACATTCCTTCGACCACCCCCTGCAGATCCAACTCTCCGAAGTGGCGGGCGCCGAATCCTATCGCGTGCAACTGGCGCGGGATCCCGACTTCCAGACCATCTTTCGCGACGAACAGAGCAACACGCGCCTTCTGACCTTCGACTCGGTTCCCCGGGGGTTCTACTACGCACGAGGGTCGGCCCTCGATGCGCTCGGCATCGAGGGCCGCTATGGCCGTCGGCTGGTCCTCCATCGTCCGGTCGAGACGGCGTTGGACACCAGCGATGATGGCTACACCTTCCGCTGGACCGATATCCCCGGACTGGAATATCGCCTACAGTTGTCCGAGGACAGTTCGTTCAGTGACCCCTTCTTGAGTCGGTCATTCTCGGACAGTCAAGGCGTCACCTTGCGCAACCTGCCCACGGACGAGTTCTTCTGGCGGCTGCAGGTATCCGGTGACGCGGGCAAGTTCGTTGACTCTCCTGTAGTGGCCTCCGGGAGGCAAGGTGCCGCACACCAGCCGTAA
- a CDS encoding YadA family autotransporter adhesin, with the protein MISRGIAGGMLLGVAFIMGLGASGDVQARKFASDGSTCVSSTGDTAVGRTVTPLTDSDPMDGSGTYSTVAGCNADGNGQLAATVYGTFSEVTGRGGSAFGFLSETGKWASALGLEAVATGTGGSAMGFGSRATALNSVAIGGAAGDGANPLAVENSTTASGQHAIAIGANDVRGAQATGTSAIAIGGEATASAVSTIAMGSGATSTADGAMALGDGASAKDTGSVATGHGARAETAGGVALGAGSQATREGMNGAEEAFSSEVVASTQGAVSVGRDGGERQVTHVAGGTEDTDAVNVRQLESVQAGAVNYDRHDDGSVDYRAVTLGHGGRPTQFHNVAPGEASTDAVNVGQLEELNGRFSRQISGLGSRIDNVEDNANAGTASAIAAASVPQAYLPGKSMVAAGAGTYSGESAVSVGVSRLSDNGRWAVKLNATGDSQGNFGTGIGAGFHW; encoded by the coding sequence ATGATTTCTCGAGGTATTGCTGGCGGCATGCTGCTGGGTGTTGCGTTCATCATGGGACTGGGGGCGAGTGGCGATGTCCAGGCCCGGAAGTTTGCCTCGGATGGCAGTACCTGTGTCTCGAGTACCGGCGATACGGCCGTCGGCCGGACTGTCACTCCTCTGACCGATAGTGATCCCATGGATGGGTCCGGGACCTATTCCACAGTGGCTGGCTGCAATGCCGATGGTAATGGCCAACTCGCGGCGACGGTGTATGGCACGTTTTCCGAGGTGACGGGAAGAGGGGGAAGTGCCTTCGGCTTCTTGAGCGAGACCGGAAAATGGGCGTCCGCACTGGGGCTCGAAGCCGTCGCCACGGGAACCGGCGGCTCGGCCATGGGGTTCGGGAGTCGTGCGACCGCCCTCAATTCCGTTGCAATCGGTGGCGCAGCGGGGGATGGCGCCAACCCTCTGGCCGTGGAGAATTCCACCACGGCGTCCGGTCAGCACGCCATTGCCATTGGTGCGAATGACGTACGCGGGGCCCAGGCTACGGGAACGTCCGCTATCGCAATAGGCGGAGAAGCCACGGCGAGTGCAGTGTCGACGATCGCCATGGGAAGTGGCGCGACGTCCACGGCGGATGGCGCGATGGCCCTGGGAGACGGCGCCTCGGCCAAGGACACGGGCAGTGTGGCAACTGGTCACGGAGCCCGGGCCGAGACTGCTGGCGGGGTGGCTCTTGGAGCGGGCTCGCAGGCAACTCGCGAGGGGATGAACGGCGCCGAGGAAGCTTTTTCCAGCGAAGTCGTGGCGTCGACACAGGGTGCGGTCTCAGTGGGCCGTGACGGCGGCGAGCGTCAGGTCACTCATGTGGCGGGGGGAACCGAAGATACGGATGCGGTCAACGTTCGCCAGTTGGAGTCGGTGCAGGCCGGTGCGGTGAACTATGACCGACATGATGATGGCAGCGTGGACTACCGTGCGGTGACCCTGGGCCATGGAGGCAGGCCGACTCAGTTCCACAACGTGGCACCAGGTGAAGCGTCGACCGATGCGGTCAACGTCGGGCAGCTGGAGGAGCTGAATGGGCGGTTCAGTCGGCAGATCAGTGGGCTGGGCAGTCGTATCGACAACGTCGAGGACAACGCCAATGCGGGTACCGCCAGCGCCATTGCCGCAGCCTCCGTACCCCAGGCCTACCTGCCTGGCAAGAGCATGGTGGCTGCCGGTGCGGGAACCTACAGTGGCGAGTCGGCTGTCTCCGTGGGAGTGTCCCGACTCTCCGACAATGGCCGCTGGGCGGTGAAGCTCAATGCCACGGGGGATTCTCAAGGCAACTTCGGTACCGGCATCGGGGCAGGCTTCCATTGGTGA